The sequence ATGATGTCGTCCATCTGGTGGTTGAGGTGGCCGGTGAATTCGTTCAACTGCTCGACCACGCTTCGCACATCCTGCTCGCGGCCCCGGAACGCGGTCGAGAGCGCCTCGGCGATGTCGTGCACCTGCCCGACCCCGCCGCCGTTGAGCACCATCGACAACGCCGCCAACGTCTGCTCGGTGCTCGGATAGCTGCCGCCGCGCGACAGCGGAATCAGCGAGCCGTTGTGCAACCTGCCCGTCGGCGGTTCATCGGTCGGCGGCGCGAGTTCGATGTGCAGCGAACCGAGCAGGCTGGTGGCGCCGATCTTGGCGGTGGCGTTGGCGGGCAGCTCCACGCCGTCGTTGAGCCTCATGGTCACCAGGGCGTGCCAACCCTGGCGTTCGATCCTCGAGACGTGCCCGACGGTGACATCCGCGACGCGGACCCGCGAATTCGGCTGGAGATTGTTGACGTCCGGCAGCTGGGCCTGCACCTCGAACGAGGTCGATCCCTTGCCTTCCACGCCGGGAAGGGGCAGCGAATTCAGCCCCTTCCAGCCGCAGCCGGTCATGGTCACCAACGTCAGGACCGCGAGCAGCATCGTTGCCGCGCCGTGTGCGCGTCGCCGCATCATGACCCACCGCCATGGGTGACCATCATCCCCGGCAGACCGTCGGCGGGGTCGGTGGCGACCGCCTCGGCGGGCGGCTCAGGGACCGGGGTCGGAACGTGATCGGGTCGCATCCATTCCTCGCTGTAGGTGATCTCGTTCGGCCGCGCCTGCGTACCGACGAAGAGGTTCATTCCCAACGGCGGGAAGTTGTACTGGCGGTTCTTCATGATGGGCGCCAGATACTGCGCGCACAGCTTCGCCGACTGCTCGCCACCCAATCGGGAAGCGGATTGAATTGCGCCACAGAGGAAAGACACCGGGTTGGCGAAGTTGTTGACGGCGAGCGCACCGGTCATCGACCCGTTGGCGGGCTCGTACATGTTGTTGAAGTTCTGCATGACGGTCGGGGCGATGTGCAGTGTCTGCTTGATGTCGCCGATGCTGTCGACCAGTGCGTCGGTGATCGACGTCAACCTGTCCGACGCGGTGCCGATCACCTCGGTGTGTTCGGCGGCGAAATCGTGCACGTCGGCGACCACCGCATTCAGTTCCTCGGCGGCCCTGCCGATCTTGTCCGGGTCATCGGCGAGCACCGAGCTCACGGCGGCGAGGTTGTGGTTGAGTTGCTCGAGCAGATCGGCGCTGTCGCGCAACGCGGACACCAACGTCGCAAGGTTCTTGGTCGTGGCGAAGACGTCGTCGCTCTGATCGGCGAGCGTGGTGACCGTGCGGGACAGTTTCATGACCGCGTCGCGGATCGTGGGTCCCTGTCCGCGCACATTGTCCGCGGCGGTGTTGATGAGGGCGCCGAGCGTACTCACGCCGCCCGGCCCGGTCGGCTTCAGCAGTTCGGTCACCCGCTCGAGCTGCACCCTCAGGTCATCCCATTCGACCGGCACCGCCGTGCGGTCGAGGCCGATGACTGCGCCGTCGGCCAGCGTGGGCCCCCCACGGTAGGGCGGTATCAGCTGGATGGCCCTACCGGTCACCAGCTGCGGCGACAGGATGACGGCCTTGGCATCGGCGGGAACCCGGTACTTACTGTCGATCGAGAAGGTGACCTTGGCCTGCTCGGGCTGCGGCTCGATCTTCTCGACCTTGCCGACCGACACGCCCCGGATCCAAACATGATCACCCGCGAACAGCCCTGTGGTGTTCTCGAAGTAGGCAACCACCGTCATTCGCGCGCTCTGACCGGGCAACCGCACGGCCAGAAACACACCCGCACCGAGAATGAGCACCAGCGCGGCCGCCAGCACCACCCGCACATTCCGTGACCGGCGCATCATGGCTGTGCTCCCGGCTGCGGTGCAGGCGGACCCGGCGGGGGGCCGCCGGGAGGCGGAGGCGGCGGTGGTTCGCGGTAGGGATAGCGTGGATCACCGGGTTTACCGGTGATCGCATCGGGCAACGTCAGCCTCGGCTCGCCGCCCTGCCCGGTCCGCGGATACGGTACCGGCAGCGCCGGGGTTCCCGGCTGACCCACCGGCGGATCGGTCAACTCCGACGGCAGCAGCGTGGCCGGATCCAGTCCGAGATCGGAGAACGCGGCGTCGACGAACGGCTGGACGAACTGGCCCGGTAGCAGATTGGCCACATAGGCCTTGAAAAACGGTCCGGACGACAGCGATTCGCCGAGCGACATGACGTAGGTGTTGATCAGCTTGATGGCCTGCTGCAGCCGTTCCTTGCGGTCGTCGACGACCTCGAGCACCCCGTTGAGCTTGTCCAGCGCCGGCTTCAGCTGCGCGCGGTTCTCGGATATGAACGCCTTCAGCTGTTTTGACACCGCCGAGATGTTTCCCCATATCTGATCCAGTGCCGCGCTCTGCGTGCGCAGTTGCGCCAGCAGCGCGTTGGTGTCGCGCACCAGGCCCGCGACCTGGTCGGCGCGGTTGGCGAGCACCGACGTCGCCGCGGCGGCGTTCTTGAGCAGGCTGCGCAGCTGAGCGTCGCGGGAGTCGAGCGTCTGCGCCAGGCGAGACACCCCGGCCACCGCTTCCCGCAGGGAAGGCGGTGTGTCGGAGAAGGTCTGCGCCAACGTCGCCAACGAGTCCGACAACTGGTTGGTGTTCACCCCGCTGATCGTGGTCGCCAGATCACCGAGGGCTTCCGGCAACTGATACGGCGACGTCGTCCGGTCGAGTGGAATGGCGCCTTCGAGCCGGCCGTCCCCGCGCGGCGTCACGTCGACGATCTTGGCGCCCAGCAGGCTCTTGGTCCTGATCGCGGCCTCGGTGCGAGACCCCATCCGGACGTCCTCACCGATCTTGAAGGTGACCAGAACGCCGGCGGGCTCCAGATCGATGCTCATCACGCTGCCCACCGGATAACCAGAGACTTCGACCACGGCACCGTTTCTCAGCCCGCTGGCGTCGGCGAAGTAGGCCGAGTAGACCTCGCCGGTGCTGAGAAAGGGCAGCCGCTGGTACTGAAGCGCCGCCACCACGACCGCGGACACGGCAAGTACACCGATGCCGCCGATCAGTATCGGATTGCGTTCCGCAAACGACCTCACTTGGGCGCGCACCTCCCGGTGCTCTGGCCGACCACCTTCACGTACACAGGCTGTCCCCCTTTACCGTTGAGTTTCAGCACCACGTCGCACAGGTAGAAACTGAAGTAGTCGCCGTACATCCCCTGCCGGACCAGCGCCCGGTACTTGTCCGGCAGGGTGTTGATCAGGTTGTCGAGGTAATCGCGGTCCGCCATCGCGATCTCGGCCACCCGGTCGGTCTCATGCACCACCTTCCGGAACGGCGCCCGCGACTTCGCCAGCAGGTCGGCGAGAGAGCCTGCAACGGCGTTGGTATGGGCCACCGCGTTGGAGACATCGGTTCGGCGCTCCGCCAGCCGATTGATCAGCTCGGAGAGTGAGGCCACCGCGGTGTCGAGTCGATCGCTCTGGCCGCCAAGGGATCCCAGCACGACGTTGAGGTTGTCGATGACCTGCCCGATCAACACATCGCGGTCCGCCAACGCGTTGGTCAGCACCGCTGCTTGGTCGAGGAATGACCCGATGGCCGGGCCCTGTCCTTGAAAAGCCGCGATCAACTCCTCGCTGAGGCTGTTGACCTGATCCGGGTCGAGGGCCCGAAACAGCGGCTTGAACCCGCCTATCACCGCGTCCAGATCCAGCGCCGGCTCGGTGCGGGTCGGCGGGATCGTCTGCCCGGGCTGTAGCGTCCTGGTGCCACCGGCCCCCTCCGTCAACGCGAGGTAGCGGTCACCGATCAGGTTGTCGTACCGGATCACTGCGCGTGATCCCTCGGTGAGAACCACCGACTTGTCTACCGAAAAGCTCACCCGCACAGTCGCATCGGGGTTGATCGAGATGTCGTTGACCTTGCCCACCTCCACCCCGGCGATCCGGACGGTCGTCCCTTTCCGCAGATTCGAGACGTTGGTGAACTCGGCGTAGTAGCCGTTGCCCGAGCCGAAGCGGAACTCTCCGAAGGTCGCCAGCAGCAGGAACCCGATGAGCGAGCAGGCGGTCAGCCAGGTGGCAAACCGCCAGATCACGCCCTTTAGGCTACTCACGTTTTCTCCCTTGCGATTTCAGGTCGTTCTACGGCTGGTTCGCACCCATTGGGGTGGGACTCGGTTTAGGCGGTGGCACTCCCGGCCACAGGGGCGTCCCGTCGGGCCCGTACCACGGCGCGCCGTATGGCGGTGCCCCGGGAGCGGTGATCGGCCCGATCGCCGGACCCGGAATGCATTGCCGGATGCTGGGGGGTTCCGGCACCGCACGGGTCACCGGCAGGTAGTTCGCCCAACAGGGATGTCCGATGCCGGGATTGGGTCGGATGTCCAGGCCTGTGCCCCAACCGGTATTGGTGATCAGTTGGCGCACCGGGAAGTTCTTCGTGGCATCCGGAAGCGAACCGCATCCGGGTTGCCCGCCGGGTCCGCCTTTGGCCGCGACGATCGGCAGGTGTTCCGGATAGGTGTAGGGGTCGTTCCCCAGCAGCAGGGCGACATCCAGTTGCAGGGTGCGGCCGTCACCGCCCCACGCCGCGTAGCCCCCGTTCTCCAGATACCATGTCGCTCCCTGCAGGAAGCAGGTGTACACGGGGTTGTGGTGGAGCAGCAGACCCGTGGTGGGTTGCAGGGTGTTGACGGCGTCCACGAAGTCGTCTTTGCTCGTGGCGAGCAGGTTGGTGCCGGCTTCGGTGAAGCCGACCACGTTCAGCAGCAACGCATCCAGCGCGCGTTCGTGCTCGGTGACGGTGGTGCTCGTCGTGCTGACGGCATCCAGGATGGCGACGATGTCTTCGGCGGCGGCGTCGTAGGTGTCGGTGAAGTTCTTCAACGAGCGCCAGTTTGCGCCGATGGTTTCGCTGCGTTCGTTGAGGGCCAGGAGCACCTGGTTGAGATCGGTGATGGACTGCCCCATCCGTTCACCCTGTCCACGGACCCCCTCGGCCACGGCGGTCAGCACCGCGTTCAGCTTCAGCGGATCGATCATGTTGAGTAGGTCGACCACGTTCTCGAACACGGTGTTGACCTCCGTGCTGACCCGGTCGGCATACAACACCGCACCTGCGGTCAGCCGGGCGGGGCTCGGCTCCGACGGATACACCAGCTCAACGAATTTCGTTCCGAAGGCAGTGGTGGCGCTGATCTGGGCCGTGACGTTCGCCGGGATGTATCGAACCTGGTCGGGGTCGAGCTCCAGCTTCAGGCTCGTCCCGTTCTCGTCGTTGCTCAACCTGCTGACACGGCCGACCCGCACCCCGCGCAGCATCACGTCGGCGTCGGTTTCCATCACCAGCCCCGCGCGTTCTGACGTGAGCGTGACTCCTACGTAGGACCGGAACGTACCGCGGAAGGCCGCGGCGGATCCGAACAGGAAGACCACGATCACCGCAAGCAGGATCAGCGTCCACCACCCGGTGGAGATGCGGTGTGTGCCTGCTCTGCGGTTCATGTCCCTATGCCGCCAGGTGGAAGTTGCCGGACTGGCCGTAAATCGCCAGTGTCATAACCACAATCAGCAGCGACGCGACGACCATCGACGCCCGCACCGCCCGTCCGACGGCCTCCCCCACCCCCGACGGCCCGCCGCTCGCCGTGTAGCCGTAGTAGGTGCACATCAGCATGATCATCAGCGCCACCGCGGCGACTTCCCCGATAGACCACAGCACGTCGGTGGGGTGCAGATAGGTGTAGAAGTAGTGGTCGTAAACGCCGGCCCCCTGCCCGTAGACGGCAGTGGTGCCGAGGCGTGCCGCGAGGTACGCCGTCATCAGGCCGACGCAGAACAGCGGCACCGCCACGATCACCCCGGCCAGCACCCGGGTCGATGCGAGGTAGCTGACGCTGCGGATGCCGATCGCCTCCAGGGCGTCGATCTCCTCGTTGATACGCATGGCCCCCAATTGCGCGGTGCTGCCTGCGCCGACGGTGGCCGCCAACGCGACCATCACGGTGCCCGGCTGGATTTCGCGCGTGTTGAAGAAGGCGGATGCGAACCCCGTGAGGGCCTCCACCCCCACGGATGCCAATTGGTTATAGCCCTGCACCGCGACGATCGCACCGGTGGTGATCGTCAAGAACGCCACAATCACCACCGTGCCGCCGATCACCGCGAGGGCGCCGCTGCCGAGGCCCATCTGCGCGATCACCCGCAGCAGTTCGCTGCGGTAATTGACTACGGCGTCGGGGATTCCGGCCAATGTGGTGGCGTAGAACCGGGTTTGGGCCCCGATGCGGTGCCATTCGCCGACTGCGCGGTTGCCCACTCGTCGCAGCCGCGGATGAAGCGTACTCGGAACACTGACTGTCATGGGCCACTCACCTCACCATGAACGGGACGCCGATGGCGGTGACGATGATGTTGGTCAGGAACAGGACGATGAAGGCGAACACCACCGTTTCGTTCACCGCCCGACCCACACCGGCCGGGCCGCCGCCCACTGAAATGCCCTGATAACAGGCGATCAGGCCCGCCGCCAACCCGAACAATGTCGCCTTGATCATCGAGATGATGACGTCGGCCAGATGCGTCATCGTCGTCAACCCCGCGACCCACGCACCGGCGGAGACGTCCATCAGGTACACCGAACACACGAACGCACCGACCAGGCCGGTCACGATCAGCACCGAGTTCAGCGCCAGCGACACCGTGGTCGCCGCGAGCACCCGGGGAACGACCAGCGCTTGAATCGGATCGATTCCCATCACCCGCAGCGCATCGAGTTCCTCCCTGATCGTGCGCGCGCCCAGATCGGCGCACATCGCGGTGGCGCCGGCACCGGCGACCACCAACACCGTCACGATCGGACCGCTTTGGGACACGGTGAAAATCGCCGCGCCCGTGCCGGAGAAATCGGCGGCACCGATGTCGGACAACAGCACGTTGAACAAAAACCCCGAGATGACAGCCCACGGGACCGTCATCAGCAGCCCCGGGAGGGTCGACACCCGCGCCACGAACCAGCACTGGATCATGTACTCGCGCCATGCCAGCGGCGCCCGGAACATCATCACCAGGGTGTCCATGGACATCGCGAAGAAGCCGCCGACCGCCCGCACCGGCTTGGCCATCGCCTGGGTGTCGATCACCATCGCTCTGCCCACCCCGTGACATCGAGGTTCTGCCGTCGGGCGGTTTTGCTCACGCTGGTCCTCCAGGCAGCTGGAACTCGACGTGTGACGGTGAAGAGCGTACGCGCCCAAAGGCCATGATGTCCATAGCTAATACGCCTCACGTGATCGACACAAATTGTAAATGGCGATGATATCGACGCTTTTTATTCAGTCAAGTATCTTCTTAATATCGTCGATACAGCGCCTGAGCGCCTGTTGGCGAAGGTGATGGCGCCAGACTCGCGCCGACCGGTGCGGTGAGGGCATCATTCGCCGTGCACCACAAGTTTCTTCAGCGCGAGGCACACGATCACGCTATCGGCGCTCGGTGCTCGGGGACTGCTCCAGCAAGGGAGATAAACGTCGCCCGTTCGAGACAACCTCAGGCCGGCGCGGCATTTGCCCGGTCCCGCTGATCACGGTCGGCGGTGGTTCTCATCGGCTGAACGCCTCCTGGGTCAGGGCGGAGTTCATGAAGTCGCGGAAATGCAGCCAGCGGCCCTCACGAAGGGTGATGATGTGCGCGAACTCCGATTGCCACTCGTAGCCGGTCTCGATCCTGCGGAACCGTTGCCGGCCCCAGACGGCGAGGTCGTCACCCTGTGCGATGAACTTCCACGGTTCCATCTCGACGATCTCGATGTTCTGGCCGACCCTGGCGAAGAACGTCATCGCCTCGGTGATGCCGTGGTAGTCACCGGCGTACGGGATCTTCTCGGTGCCGTAATAGGTGATGCGGACCTCCGGGTCCAGGTGCCGTAGCGCGGTGTCGAGGTCACCCGCGGGCACGGCGGCATAGATGGCCTTCGTCGCCTCGATGTTGCGGGCCTGTTCGCTGATGGCGGTCATGACAGGCGAAGGGGTAGACGGACATACGCGTGCGTCAGCAGACTGGCGGTCTGCTTTGTCCCGGGGTCGTCGCTCAGCTCGATCCGCTGATAGCGGTCCAGTACCGCGTTGAGCATCGTGGTGACCTCCAACCGCGCCAGCGAGGAACCGAGGCAGAAATGCAACCCGTGGCCGAACGAGAGCTGCCTTCGGAGATTCGGCCGGTCGATGTCGAGCCGCGCCGGGTTGGGGAACACCGCGGGATCGCGGTTGGCCGAGCCGAAGAACAGCGCCACCCACTCCCCCGCCCGGATCAGCTTGCCCCCCACTTCCACGTCGCGGGTGGCGATGCGGAACAGGCGCTGTGGTGGGCCGTCGCGCCGCATGGTCTCCTCGACGAAGGCCGGAAGCGTCGACCGGTCTGCACGTATCCGCGCAGCGATCTCGGGCTCACTCGCCAAGGCGTGCAACAGGTTGCCGATCAAAAAGGTCGTGGTCTCGCTGCCTGCGACCACCAACGTGACACAGAACCGGACGATCTCCTCCGGCGTCAGGCGTTCACCGTCGACTTCCGCGCGCAACAGCGCCGATATGAGGTCCTCGGCATCCTCGACGTCCTCGCTCGCCCCCTGCTCGGCGATGATCGAGGAGTGCTCGGCAAGCCGGGCGGCGAAAGCCCCGACCATCTCTTGGTTGCTCGCCATCCGTTCTTCGGGCGTCAGCGCCGAACTCAGCATGAACGCGTTGGCCCAGTTCTTGAAACGGACGTGGTCACCTTCCGGCAGACCCAGCAATCGGACCATGGCCCTGGTGGGAATCTCGGCGGCGAACGACATCACGTCCACTTCGCCCTCGCCGAGATCGTCGAGCAAATGCGGAATCAGATCGGTGAGCCAGGGTTCCAGCCGCCGGACCCGGCGCGGAGAAAACGCCTGCGAGACCAGCTTTCGCTCCACCTCGTGCTTTGGCGGGTCCGTGTTGACCAGCATCAGGCTGGGCGCGGAGGAGGCCTCTTGCAGCGGGTCACGCGACGAGAACGTGTCGCTGTCGCGTGCGGCTTCCCAGACCTGGTCGTAGCGGAAGAGCGCCCACGCGGTGACGGGTTCGTCGGCGCCCGGCACGGTCCCCGGCGGCCAGTCGCGGTAGCCCGCGACCGGGGAGGAGGGGCGCAGCTGGTCGTACAGCGGATAAGGGTCGGCGATGCCCTGGGGCGTGGTGAGCACTTCGATCGCCGAAGCGGTGGTAGATGACATGCCCATCAGCCTCGGACAACCCGCGCAGCAAAGCGATCCCCCGTTGGGGCACACTCCTGCCCCCGTAGGAGGGCAATTTGCGGTTCTGCCCGCAACACCGCCGTGGTCGGGAGACAGTAGACGCCATGAAGATCGCCGATGGCATGCCCGGTCCCGACGAGACGTTGGCAGGCCATCCGGGCTGGGCGTCGCGTCCGGCCAAGGAGAGTGATGCCGCCCGCCGCTACCGGGAGACGTTTGCGGATTGGAGTGTCGACCCCACCGACGATCCGATGGCCGTGGTGTCGGAGGCCATCGACACCAAGGCCAACGAGGTGCGCAACGCGTTGGAGGCGCGCGGCGACGACGAAGCGATCGCGGCGCTGGAGTCGGTGCTCGATTATTGTTCGCTCGAGCGGGAGCTGATCGAGGACGGCGCACAACGACGCATGCTCGCGCTGTTGCAGGTCCAGGAGGCCCTGAGCAAGCTGCGGGTCGTCGATGACGTCGCAACGATCGTCGACCGGGCGCCGCGAGAGTTGGTGGAGTCGTGCGGATTTGACCGCGCCGTGCTGTTCCGCGTGCACGAGGGCCGGATGTTCATGGAGTCGGCGTACTTCGGCGAGGACCGCGAGGGCGCCGAGAAGATGGTCGCGTTCGCCCAGTCCGTGGCCCCGCCGCTGGATCACATGCTGTTGGAGACGCAGATGATCCGCCGTCACGCACCGGCGATCGTGCGTGACGCCCGCAACGACCCCCGCGTAAACAGGCCGATCGTCGACTTCTCGATGACCCATTCCTACGTGGCGGCGCCGGTGATGCCGACGGGCAAGGTGATCGGCTTCCTGCATGCCGACCGGCTGTATTCGGGCCGTCTGGTCGACGAGATCGACCGCGACACGGTGTGGGCGTTCGCGGAGGGATTCGGGTATGCCTACGAGCGCACCGTGTTGCTGGAGCGGATGCGCCGACTGCAGGCGGAGGTGCGCAACGCGCTGGCCTCCGCGGACGAGGCGGCCCGCGCGCTGCAGGACGCCGATCTGGACTTGCGCAAGATCGAGCCGCTGGAACGCAGTCCCGCGGCGCGGTCGCTGGCCGACGTGCACACCAGGGTGATGACGATGCTGACCCGCCGCGAGGTCGAGGTGCTGCGGTTGATGGCGGCCGGCCGCACCAACCAGCAGATCGCCGACGAGCTGGTGATCTCGGCAGGCACGGTCAAGTCGCACGTGAAGCGGGTGCTGCGAAAACTCCACGCCACCAACCGCGCCGAGGCGGCGTCGGCCTACGTGCGGCTGGCCAGCGTGCCCGATGGCGCCTGAACCGGGTCACCCCGCGCTCCGCGACCCTGAGCATTATGTCTATCATCGATAGCCCTATGATCGCCCTGTTCTCCAGCGAAATAGCTTGAAATAGCCCGTCTCGTGAATATTTAAGTCTCTGATGAGTACTATGGCTGGTGTACCTGGCTGCGTACATCTCTCAGAGGAGGCTCGATGACCGACACCGCAGAAGCCACCGAGACGCTTGTCCGCGACTTTCTCGATGCCTGGACGACAAGGGATCTCGACGCGATCTGCTCGGCGTTCGCCGATGATGCCGTGTATCACAATGTGCCCGTCGATCCGATCGTCGGGCTCGGCGCGATCCGGGAGATCTTCCAAGCCTTCCTGAACGCGTTCGCCGAGGCCAAGCTGGACGTCGTCACGCTGGCCGCCAAACCGGGGCTGGTGCTCGCCGAACGGGTGGACTACTTCACGCTCAACGACGGTCGCAAGGTCGAACTGCCGGTGACGGGGGTGTTCGAGGTCGAGAACGGCAAGATCAAGCGCTTCAGCGATTACTTCGACCTCGCGGACTTCGAGCGTCAGAGCGGGTTCAAGCTGTAGGAAGTTAGCGCCTATAGACTTTTGGCAGTATTGAGGCAGCTCGTCCAGCGCCGGTTGAAGAACGCGGAAGGGGGCCTGACAGACGTGGAGCCCGTCGTCGGCACGGTCAAGCGCAGGCCGAAGGACCGCAAGAGCCAGATCCTGAAGCAGGCGGTCCGGCTCTTCACCGAACGCGGCTTTCACTCGGTCAAGCTGGAGGACATCGCCGAAGCGGCGGGCATCACGGCTCGCGCCCTGTACCGACACTACGAGAACAAGCAGGCGCTGCTCACCGCGGCCATCATCACCGCGCAGGATGAGTACCAGAGCGTCCTCGGCCGGGATTCGGGGTCACCGCATGAGCCGCTGAGGCACGAACTACCCGACCTGATCGCCGCCGCCATCGCCACCCGAGCGTTGACGGTGTTGTGGCAGCGCGAGGCGCGCTACCTCAACGACGACGACCGCGCCCAGGTGCGCAACCGCATCAACGCCATCGTCGCGGGCATACAGTCCGGTGTCCGCCTCGAGGTGCCCGAGTTGAGCGACCGGCATTCCGAACTGCGCGCCTGGGCGGTGTCGAGCACCCTGACCAGCCTCGGCCGCCACTCCCTTACGCTGCCGCGGGAAGAGCTCAAAGATCTTCTCTACCAAGCATGTATGGCGGCGGCCCGAACGGCGCCCGCCAGCGATCTGACATCGACCAACGCACCGTCTCATTCCGAACGCGCGTTGTACTCCCGGCACGAGACACTGCTGGCGGCCGGTGCCCGGCTCTTCCGCGCCAAGGGCTACCCGGCCGTCAGCACGAGCGAGATCGGCAAGTCTGTCGGCATCGCCGGCCCGGGGTTGTACCGGTCCTTTTCGTCGAAGCAGGCGATCCTGGACACGCTGATCCGCCGGCTCGACGATTGGTGGACCCTGGAATGCGTGCGCGCGTTGCGGGCCGGCGGTGACGAGGCCGCGACGCTGCGCCGGCTGGTCGCCGGACGGGTCCGGGTGTGTCTGGACGATCCGGATCTGGTGTCGGTGTCGATCACCGAACTCGCCCATGCCTCCGAAGAGGTGCGCGACGGGTTCCTGCGGAGCCAGGCGGACCGCGAGGCGGTGTGGACCGAGCTCGTCGGCAAGCTCGTGCCCGAGACCAGCACCGCTCAGGCGCGCCTGCTGGTGGCCGCGGCCGACAGTTTCATCGACGATGTCGCCCGCACATGGCATCTCACGCGCTATGGCGGAGTTGCCGAAGAGATCACCGCGCTCGCACTGTCCATTCTGACCAGCAGGCGCTGAACCCGGTTCACCACAGCGCGGCCGCGGTACCGCCGTCGGCGTACTGTGCGGTGCCGTTGACCATCGACGCGTCGTCGGAGAGCAGGAACGCGACGATGCCGGCCATCTCCTCGGGTCCGGCCATCCGGCCCTGCAAGCGGCTGATCATGGTGTCGGCCCCGCCGTCACCGAGTGCCTCGTCGAACGTCGTCATCGCGGTCCGTTGCATCGGGGTGTCGACGAACGCGGGCAGCACCGCATTGGATCGCACACCGGCCGAACGCAATTCGGCTGCGGTGATGCGGCTGAGATGAATGAGACCAGCCTTCGTCATCCCGTATGCCGCGGTGCCCGCCGCGGCCACCACCCCGGCCAGCGACGACATGTTGACGA comes from Mycolicibacterium pulveris and encodes:
- a CDS encoding cytochrome P450, giving the protein MSSTTASAIEVLTTPQGIADPYPLYDQLRPSSPVAGYRDWPPGTVPGADEPVTAWALFRYDQVWEAARDSDTFSSRDPLQEASSAPSLMLVNTDPPKHEVERKLVSQAFSPRRVRRLEPWLTDLIPHLLDDLGEGEVDVMSFAAEIPTRAMVRLLGLPEGDHVRFKNWANAFMLSSALTPEERMASNQEMVGAFAARLAEHSSIIAEQGASEDVEDAEDLISALLRAEVDGERLTPEEIVRFCVTLVVAGSETTTFLIGNLLHALASEPEIAARIRADRSTLPAFVEETMRRDGPPQRLFRIATRDVEVGGKLIRAGEWVALFFGSANRDPAVFPNPARLDIDRPNLRRQLSFGHGLHFCLGSSLARLEVTTMLNAVLDRYQRIELSDDPGTKQTASLLTHAYVRLPLRLS
- a CDS encoding LuxR C-terminal-related transcriptional regulator, which produces MKIADGMPGPDETLAGHPGWASRPAKESDAARRYRETFADWSVDPTDDPMAVVSEAIDTKANEVRNALEARGDDEAIAALESVLDYCSLERELIEDGAQRRMLALLQVQEALSKLRVVDDVATIVDRAPRELVESCGFDRAVLFRVHEGRMFMESAYFGEDREGAEKMVAFAQSVAPPLDHMLLETQMIRRHAPAIVRDARNDPRVNRPIVDFSMTHSYVAAPVMPTGKVIGFLHADRLYSGRLVDEIDRDTVWAFAEGFGYAYERTVLLERMRRLQAEVRNALASADEAARALQDADLDLRKIEPLERSPAARSLADVHTRVMTMLTRREVEVLRLMAAGRTNQQIADELVISAGTVKSHVKRVLRKLHATNRAEAASAYVRLASVPDGA
- a CDS encoding SgcJ/EcaC family oxidoreductase, whose protein sequence is MTDTAEATETLVRDFLDAWTTRDLDAICSAFADDAVYHNVPVDPIVGLGAIREIFQAFLNAFAEAKLDVVTLAAKPGLVLAERVDYFTLNDGRKVELPVTGVFEVENGKIKRFSDYFDLADFERQSGFKL
- a CDS encoding TetR/AcrR family transcriptional regulator produces the protein MEPVVGTVKRRPKDRKSQILKQAVRLFTERGFHSVKLEDIAEAAGITARALYRHYENKQALLTAAIITAQDEYQSVLGRDSGSPHEPLRHELPDLIAAAIATRALTVLWQREARYLNDDDRAQVRNRINAIVAGIQSGVRLEVPELSDRHSELRAWAVSSTLTSLGRHSLTLPREELKDLLYQACMAAARTAPASDLTSTNAPSHSERALYSRHETLLAAGARLFRAKGYPAVSTSEIGKSVGIAGPGLYRSFSSKQAILDTLIRRLDDWWTLECVRALRAGGDEAATLRRLVAGRVRVCLDDPDLVSVSITELAHASEEVRDGFLRSQADREAVWTELVGKLVPETSTAQARLLVAAADSFIDDVARTWHLTRYGGVAEEITALALSILTSRR